A DNA window from Aestuariispira ectoiniformans contains the following coding sequences:
- the scpA gene encoding methylmalonyl-CoA mutase — MAEFEKKSVEDWNAQAEKELKGRTADSLTWETPEGIDVRPLYTAADLENLEHMQNGGMMPGFAPFLRGPRATMYTGRPWTVRQYAGFSTAEDSNAFYRRNLAAGQMGLSVAFDLATHRGYDSDHPRVVGDVGKAGVAIDSVEDMKILFDGIPLDKMSVSMTMNGAVLPVMAGYIVAAEEQGVSQDKLSGTIQNDILKEFMVRNTYIYPPEPSMRIISDIIGYTASHMPRFNSISISGYHMQEAGATQVQELAFTIADGLEYVRAAIDSGLDVDKFAPRLSFFFCIGMNFFMEVAKLRAARYLWSTLMKKHFDPKDDKSLMLRTHCQTSGVSLTEQDPYNNVIRTTVEAMAAALGGTQSLHTNALDEAVGLPTDFSARIARNTQLVLQEETGITKTVDPLAGSYYVESLTASLIAEAGKLIDEVEEMGGMTKAVEAGMPKLRIEEAAARKQARIDRGEEVIVGVNKYKVEGDEAIDILDIDNTKVREQQVARLEKIRSSRDEAACQQALDALTSAAKSGTGNLLELAVEATRRRATVGEISDALEKEFTRHRAVIRSITGVYGSAYDGDEGFQKIKMDIDKFAEVHGRRPRMLVVKMGQDGHDRGAKVIATAFADIGFDVDVGPLFQTPEEAAQQAIEADVHVIGVSSQAAGHKTLVPQLIEALKKEGAEDILVVCGGVIPPQDYDFLRASGAAAIYGPGTNIPTAAAEIIDMINAQTPKAAE, encoded by the coding sequence ATGGCGGAGTTCGAAAAAAAGTCGGTGGAAGACTGGAACGCGCAGGCGGAAAAAGAACTGAAGGGCCGCACGGCCGATAGTTTGACCTGGGAGACCCCGGAAGGGATCGACGTCAGGCCGCTTTACACCGCCGCCGATCTGGAAAACCTGGAGCATATGCAAAACGGCGGCATGATGCCCGGCTTTGCGCCTTTCCTGCGCGGCCCGCGTGCCACCATGTATACCGGCCGCCCCTGGACGGTGCGCCAATATGCCGGTTTCTCCACGGCGGAAGACTCCAACGCCTTTTACCGCCGCAACCTGGCCGCCGGTCAGATGGGCCTGTCGGTCGCCTTCGACCTTGCCACCCACCGCGGGTATGACAGCGACCATCCGCGTGTCGTCGGTGATGTGGGCAAGGCCGGTGTCGCCATCGACAGCGTGGAGGATATGAAAATCCTCTTCGACGGTATCCCGCTGGACAAGATGTCGGTCTCCATGACCATGAACGGCGCGGTCCTGCCGGTGATGGCGGGCTATATCGTGGCGGCGGAAGAACAGGGCGTTTCCCAGGACAAGCTTTCGGGCACCATTCAGAACGACATTCTGAAGGAATTCATGGTCCGCAACACCTATATCTATCCGCCGGAACCCTCCATGCGGATCATCTCCGACATCATCGGCTACACGGCCAGTCATATGCCGCGCTTCAACTCTATCTCCATTTCCGGCTATCACATGCAGGAAGCGGGCGCGACCCAGGTGCAGGAACTGGCGTTTACCATTGCCGACGGACTGGAATACGTACGCGCCGCCATCGACAGCGGCCTGGACGTGGACAAATTCGCCCCGCGCCTCAGTTTCTTCTTCTGCATCGGCATGAACTTCTTCATGGAAGTCGCCAAGCTGCGCGCCGCGCGCTATCTCTGGTCGACGCTGATGAAAAAGCATTTCGATCCCAAGGATGACAAATCGCTGATGCTGCGCACACACTGCCAGACCAGCGGCGTGTCGCTGACCGAACAGGACCCGTATAACAACGTGATCCGCACCACGGTCGAGGCTATGGCCGCCGCGCTCGGCGGCACACAGTCCCTGCATACCAATGCCCTCGATGAGGCCGTCGGCCTGCCCACCGATTTCTCCGCCCGGATCGCGCGTAACACGCAACTGGTGTTACAGGAAGAGACCGGCATCACCAAGACCGTCGACCCGCTGGCTGGCAGCTATTATGTAGAAAGCCTGACCGCCTCCCTGATTGCGGAGGCCGGAAAGCTGATCGACGAGGTGGAGGAAATGGGCGGCATGACCAAGGCGGTCGAAGCCGGAATGCCCAAACTGCGCATCGAAGAGGCCGCGGCCCGCAAACAGGCGCGCATCGACCGCGGCGAGGAAGTCATCGTCGGCGTCAATAAATACAAGGTCGAAGGCGATGAGGCCATCGACATCCTCGACATCGACAACACCAAGGTGCGCGAACAGCAGGTCGCCCGGCTTGAGAAAATCCGCAGCTCCCGCGACGAGGCCGCCTGCCAGCAGGCACTGGATGCCCTGACATCAGCCGCCAAATCGGGAACAGGCAACCTGCTGGAGCTGGCCGTGGAGGCCACCCGCCGACGGGCAACCGTGGGTGAAATTTCCGACGCCCTAGAGAAAGAATTCACCCGCCATCGTGCTGTAATCCGTTCTATCACAGGTGTCTATGGTTCCGCCTATGACGGTGACGAAGGGTTCCAGAAGATCAAGATGGATATTGATAAATTCGCCGAGGTCCATGGCCGCCGCCCGCGTATGCTGGTGGTCAAGATGGGTCAGGACGGTCATGATCGCGGCGCGAAAGTGATCGCCACCGCCTTTGCCGATATCGGTTTCGACGTGGATGTGGGACCGCTGTTCCAGACCCCGGAAGAAGCCGCCCAGCAAGCCATCGAGGCAGACGTGCATGTGATCGGCGTATCCTCCCAGGCCGCAGGCCACAAGACGCTGGTGCCGCAGTTGATCGAGGCGCTGAAGAAAGAAGGCGCGGAGGATATCCTCGTCGTATGTGGCGGCGTGATCCCGCCGCAGGATTACGACTTCCTGCGTGCATCCGGTGCGGCCGCCATCTATGGCCCCGGCACCAACATCCCGACGGCGGCAGCAGAGATCATCGACATGATCAACGCACAGACGCCCAAAGCTGCTGAATGA
- a CDS encoding alpha/beta hydrolase — MIRSARLAIPLLCLLLLGACAPRVEHAGPTIQNAILTAENFVMPDGNKLPYRLWRDETGLPPKAVILALHGFNDYSKSYSDPAAYWATRGIWTYAYDQRGFGETEQHGLWPGGDTLRADLREAAHLLRRKHPDVPLILLGESMGGAVIATAEAFGARPESDRIILSAPAVWGRQQLPWLQEGAAWVIVHLIPWAKMQPRTHLRPSDNIEMLRALGRDPLIIKKTRLDSAWGLLNLMTEAQQAAPLLSEPALILYGQDEELIPDESRQHFLGSLPKGPERHWSLIEYEDGFHMLMRDLNAKRVWEDIADYALTGAAPALRATVDKDGRISAREPLPDTGQ, encoded by the coding sequence ATGATCCGGTCTGCAAGGCTCGCCATTCCGTTGCTTTGTTTGTTGTTGCTGGGCGCTTGTGCGCCGCGCGTGGAACATGCCGGGCCCACCATTCAGAATGCCATCCTGACGGCTGAAAATTTCGTCATGCCGGACGGCAACAAACTGCCCTACCGGCTTTGGCGCGACGAGACGGGACTGCCCCCGAAAGCCGTTATTCTGGCGCTGCACGGTTTCAACGACTATTCCAAATCCTATTCCGACCCGGCGGCCTATTGGGCAACACGGGGCATCTGGACCTATGCCTATGACCAGCGCGGCTTTGGCGAAACCGAACAGCACGGCCTCTGGCCTGGCGGCGATACCCTGCGGGCAGACCTGCGCGAGGCCGCCCATCTGCTGCGCCGAAAACACCCCGACGTGCCGCTGATCCTGCTGGGTGAAAGCATGGGAGGCGCGGTGATTGCCACGGCGGAAGCCTTCGGCGCACGCCCTGAAAGCGACCGCATCATCCTGAGCGCCCCGGCGGTCTGGGGACGTCAGCAACTACCCTGGCTACAGGAGGGGGCGGCCTGGGTGATCGTCCATCTGATCCCCTGGGCCAAGATGCAGCCGCGCACCCATTTAAGGCCTTCCGACAATATCGAAATGCTGCGCGCGCTGGGCAGGGACCCGCTGATCATCAAGAAGACCCGCCTCGACAGCGCCTGGGGCCTGTTGAACCTGATGACAGAGGCCCAGCAGGCCGCCCCGCTTCTTTCAGAGCCCGCCCTGATCCTCTACGGCCAGGACGAGGAACTGATCCCGGATGAATCCCGCCAGCATTTTCTGGGGAGCCTTCCCAAGGGGCCGGAACGGCATTGGTCCCTGATCGAATATGAGGACGGCTTTCACATGCTGATGCGGGACCTGAACGCCAAACGGGTCTGGGAGGATATCGCAGACTATGCCCTGACCGGCGCGGCCCCTGCCCTTCGGGCGACGGTCGACAAGGATGGCAGGATCAGCGCGCGCGAACCATTGCCTGATACAGGACAGTAA
- a CDS encoding MarR family winged helix-turn-helix transcriptional regulator — protein MTVLPRNKSFGYQVNHLARLFARAIAMRNAAVGVMPGQMPTLLALLEEDGLTQKVLRERIQVEQPTLANTLNRMERDSLIERHPDPADKRQSFIFLTDKARNVAKTVITNAMAVNDTATTGLSPDQKALALSLIDHMIGNLTDMVDSQEQEGE, from the coding sequence GTGACAGTCCTGCCGCGCAATAAATCCTTCGGTTATCAGGTCAACCATCTGGCCCGCCTGTTTGCCCGCGCCATTGCCATGCGCAATGCCGCTGTCGGCGTCATGCCGGGCCAGATGCCGACCCTGCTCGCGCTTCTGGAGGAAGACGGACTGACACAAAAGGTTCTGAGGGAACGCATCCAGGTGGAACAGCCGACGCTGGCCAACACCCTCAACCGGATGGAACGGGACAGCCTGATCGAACGCCACCCGGACCCGGCGGACAAAAGGCAAAGCTTTATCTTCCTGACAGACAAGGCCCGCAATGTCGCCAAGACAGTGATCACCAATGCGATGGCCGTGAATGACACGGCGACAACCGGCCTGTCCCCGGACCAAAAAGCCCTGGCCCTGAGCCTGATTGATCATATGATTGGAAATCTCACCGATATGGTCGACTCTCAGGAACAGGAGGGGGAATGA
- a CDS encoding DUF2269 domain-containing protein has product MRFGKFLHIVGLSLFVGSIGGHILFSSLADSMMDLAQIAVLRTGLDLSVRYLTLPGIGLLWLSGLYMVLKHSRMLRANWLRVKIAVSVLVTINGIFILTPIVGKLARLAKQAVGDGGFSAEYWTFRVYEDIAGTINLAMVLLVVVMACYKPTLKFFKRRILKSDSPAAQ; this is encoded by the coding sequence ATGCGGTTTGGCAAATTCCTGCATATCGTCGGGCTGTCCCTGTTCGTGGGCAGCATTGGCGGACATATCCTGTTCAGCAGTCTGGCTGACAGCATGATGGATCTGGCACAGATCGCAGTCCTGCGGACGGGTCTGGATTTATCGGTCCGTTATCTGACACTGCCCGGCATCGGGTTGCTGTGGCTGTCGGGGCTTTATATGGTTCTGAAACACAGTCGGATGTTGCGCGCGAACTGGCTGCGCGTGAAGATCGCGGTGAGTGTCCTTGTCACCATCAACGGCATTTTCATCCTGACCCCGATTGTGGGAAAACTGGCTCGGCTGGCGAAGCAGGCCGTGGGCGATGGCGGTTTCAGTGCAGAATATTGGACATTCAGGGTCTATGAAGATATTGCCGGAACGATTAATCTAGCCATGGTTCTCCTTGTGGTTGTTATGGCATGCTACAAGCCAACCCTGAAATTCTTTAAAAGGCGTATCCTCAAAAGTGACAGTCCTGCCGCGCAATAA
- the hpt gene encoding hypoxanthine phosphoribosyltransferase — MTTTVRTLFEEATIHDRVAEMAAEIAKSMPKDVVVIGLLKGAFVFTADLYRALDRVGLEPQVEFLRLSSYGSSKESSGEILVSGNIPNNIEGKHVLVVDDILDTGRSLTFAKKTFEERGAAAVTTAVLLDKPSRREVNITADYTGFEIDDLFVVGYGIDYAESYRHLPYVGTVD, encoded by the coding sequence ATGACCACCACCGTGCGCACTCTTTTTGAAGAAGCCACCATTCACGACCGCGTTGCCGAAATGGCGGCGGAGATTGCCAAATCGATGCCGAAGGATGTGGTTGTGATCGGCCTGCTGAAAGGGGCATTCGTTTTCACCGCAGACCTCTATCGCGCGCTGGACCGGGTGGGCTTGGAGCCGCAGGTGGAATTCCTGCGCCTGTCGTCCTACGGCAGTTCCAAGGAAAGCAGCGGCGAAATCCTGGTGTCCGGCAACATCCCCAACAATATCGAAGGCAAGCATGTGCTGGTCGTAGACGACATTCTCGACACCGGCCGGTCGCTCACCTTTGCCAAGAAGACCTTCGAGGAACGCGGCGCTGCTGCGGTCACGACTGCCGTCCTGCTGGACAAGCCCAGCCGCCGCGAAGTGAATATCACCGCCGATTATACCGGTTTTGAAATCGACGACCTGTTCGTGGTCGGCTACGGCATCGACTATGCCGAAAGCTATCGCCATCTGCCCTATGTCGGGACGGTGGATTAA
- a CDS encoding PEP-CTERM sorting domain-containing protein, with the protein MQKFLAIAVTVLGLCLPGLASATPIATATLSGFIQNGAVTNSASATANITQVVYSLGSAGDGIATWDTNTGGGIASDFLSDGKHFQTISFLGLSIAPGATFNFGGLDIDLIETLSPLSVTGSILDMVGTSLANAFMTLVYSDGSSATTSLAQQGWTTPQNLEFNITSQNVPVPGALGLLGLGLLVIGLRRRYA; encoded by the coding sequence ATGCAAAAGTTCCTGGCCATTGCGGTCACAGTCCTTGGTCTCTGTCTGCCTGGCCTGGCATCGGCCACGCCGATCGCAACCGCCACCCTTTCGGGCTTTATTCAGAATGGAGCAGTTACCAACAGCGCCTCTGCAACGGCAAATATCACGCAGGTGGTCTACAGTCTGGGAAGTGCCGGTGATGGCATCGCAACCTGGGACACCAACACAGGTGGCGGCATTGCGTCCGACTTCCTGTCAGACGGGAAACATTTCCAGACGATATCCTTCCTCGGCCTGTCCATCGCACCGGGGGCGACCTTCAATTTTGGCGGGCTGGATATCGACCTGATCGAAACCCTGTCACCGCTTTCCGTCACTGGCAGTATACTTGATATGGTAGGAACCAGCCTTGCTAACGCGTTTATGACCCTTGTCTACAGCGACGGGTCATCCGCAACGACCTCTCTGGCTCAACAGGGGTGGACGACCCCGCAAAATCTGGAATTCAACATCACATCCCAGAATGTGCCGGTACCCGGCGCCCTCGGCCTGCTGGGTCTGGGTCTGCTGGTTATTGGCCTGCGCCGCCGCTACGCCTGA
- a CDS encoding ABC transporter ATP-binding protein, with product MSATQDKNSQPEFAIEIEGLCKTYAAAGRQAEKVALDNVDLTIPRGSLFGLLGPNGAGKSTMINIMAGLVQKTAGTVKIWGRDIDDQPRNAKAAIGIVPQELNIDPFFTPEELLNIQAGMYGVRKSERRTEEILKAVGLWDKRDAYARTLSGGMRRRMLIGKAMVHNPPILVLDEPTAGVDIELRQQLWDNVVELNKRGTTVLLTTHYLEEAEELCDRIAIINHGQVVAHDEKKRLLGRLDAKTVRVSVAEAITSIPDALTPLEPQLSQDLDGLTWLTVSYRPSTTNAGDIITAVQGAGLTIVDLVTEETDLEDIFLQLTSSKGNGAPKTKAQAA from the coding sequence ATGTCAGCTACTCAAGACAAAAATTCGCAGCCTGAATTTGCGATTGAGATCGAAGGCCTTTGTAAAACCTATGCCGCGGCGGGGCGGCAGGCGGAAAAGGTCGCCCTGGATAATGTGGATCTGACCATCCCCCGTGGCAGCCTGTTCGGCCTGCTGGGCCCGAACGGCGCCGGTAAATCCACCATGATCAACATCATGGCCGGTCTGGTTCAAAAGACCGCAGGCACAGTGAAGATCTGGGGCCGCGACATTGACGATCAGCCCCGCAATGCCAAGGCCGCCATCGGCATCGTCCCGCAGGAATTGAACATCGATCCCTTCTTCACGCCGGAAGAACTGTTGAATATCCAGGCGGGCATGTATGGGGTGCGCAAATCCGAACGCCGGACAGAGGAAATTCTCAAGGCCGTTGGCCTGTGGGACAAGCGCGACGCCTATGCCCGGACATTGTCCGGCGGCATGCGGCGGCGCATGCTGATCGGCAAGGCCATGGTCCATAATCCGCCGATCCTGGTCCTCGATGAGCCGACCGCCGGTGTGGACATCGAACTGCGCCAACAGCTTTGGGACAATGTGGTGGAGTTGAACAAGCGCGGCACGACCGTCTTGCTTACCACCCATTATCTGGAAGAAGCGGAAGAGCTGTGCGACCGGATCGCCATCATCAACCACGGCCAGGTGGTCGCCCATGACGAAAAGAAACGTCTGCTGGGCCGCCTGGACGCAAAAACCGTCCGTGTCAGCGTTGCCGAGGCAATCACCAGCATTCCGGATGCCTTGACGCCGCTGGAACCGCAGTTGAGCCAGGACCTAGACGGCCTCACCTGGCTGACCGTCAGCTATCGCCCCAGCACGACCAATGCAGGCGATATCATTACGGCGGTTCAGGGGGCGGGCCTGACCATCGTCGATCTGGTGACGGAAGAAACCGACCTGGAAGACATCTTCCTGCAGTTGACCTCGTCGAAGGGCAACGGCGCGCCGAAGACAAAGGCACAGGCGGCATAG
- a CDS encoding zinc-finger domain-containing protein, whose protein sequence is MGAPSIDQPETVEVETLKVSCDGGGGALGHPKVYLTINPTKENFVECPYCDKRFKLKEGAKVHDHH, encoded by the coding sequence ATGGGTGCTCCGTCTATCGACCAGCCGGAAACGGTAGAAGTGGAAACGCTGAAAGTCTCCTGCGATGGGGGCGGTGGCGCATTGGGCCATCCGAAGGTCTATCTGACCATCAACCCGACGAAAGAAAACTTCGTCGAATGCCCGTATTGCGACAAGCGCTTTAAGCTGAAAGAAGGGGCGAAGGTCCACGACCATCACTAG
- the polA gene encoding DNA polymerase I, whose protein sequence is MAAPRHVYLIDGSGYIFRAFYGLPPMSRSDGTPTNAVYGFCNMVFKLVEESDADYVGVIFDRGRKTFRNDIYEDYKGHRPEAPEDLVPQFPLIRDAVEAFNLPGIDMEGYEADDLIATYAAQAREQGAEVTIVSSDKDLMQLVRDGVTLWDPMKNKTIGPDEVHEKFGVGPDRVVDVQALAGDSSDNVPGVEGIGIKTAAQLINEYGDLDSLLERASEIKQPKRRERLTEQADMARISRQLVTLKPDVDVEVPLEKLERVEIDKDKLLTFLKDMGFKRLLSRFEADFGGAEETSKGAPVPEKADYSLVQDEATLQKWVDHAMEVGTVAVDTETTGLNQAYADLVGVSLCVEAGKACYIPLAHKVQAAQGDLLGGGAEETPKQIDKARALEILKPMLENPGVLKVGQNIKYDMTIFARNGVQVAPIDDTMLLSFVLEGGMHGHGMDELSELHLGISPIKFKEVAGTGKSQITFDYVPLEKACDYAAEDADITLRLHQILKPQLLEKKLTSVYETLERPLVPVLASMEQAGILVDPAKLKELSTDFAQRIETLAGEIHELAGQEFNIGSPKQLGEVLFGKLELPGGKKTKSGGFSTDASVLEGLAHEHEIVAKILDWRMLSKLKSTYTDALIADINPETRRVHTSYMMTGAQTGRLSSTDPNLQNIPVRTEEGRKIREAFIAKPGYKLISADYSQIELRLISEIANLKTMQDAFRQGLDIHAMTASEVFGVPIEGMDPVVRRNAKAINFGIIYGISAFGLANQLGVSRGEAKEFIDHYFERFPGIRKFMDDVIEECRAEGYVTTLFGRRIHIGSINEKNPMRRNYAERQAINAPIQGTAADIIKRAMTRLPKALDDAGFGDVTMLLQVHDELIFEAPEDKAEAVVPLIKEIMENAAAPAHHLSVPLDVDAGIADNWREAH, encoded by the coding sequence ATGGCGGCGCCGCGTCATGTCTATTTGATCGATGGGTCCGGGTATATTTTCCGGGCCTTTTACGGCCTGCCGCCGATGAGCCGTTCCGACGGCACCCCCACCAATGCGGTCTACGGTTTCTGCAACATGGTCTTCAAACTGGTTGAAGAAAGTGATGCGGATTATGTCGGCGTGATTTTCGACCGGGGGCGCAAGACCTTCCGCAACGACATCTACGAAGACTACAAGGGCCATCGCCCGGAGGCACCGGAAGACCTGGTGCCGCAATTCCCGCTGATCCGCGATGCGGTCGAGGCGTTCAACCTGCCGGGCATCGATATGGAAGGCTATGAGGCGGACGACCTGATCGCCACCTACGCCGCCCAGGCGCGCGAACAGGGGGCAGAGGTTACCATCGTCTCCTCCGACAAGGACCTGATGCAACTGGTCCGCGACGGCGTGACCCTCTGGGACCCGATGAAGAACAAGACCATCGGCCCGGATGAGGTCCATGAGAAATTCGGTGTCGGTCCGGACCGCGTGGTGGATGTACAGGCGCTGGCGGGCGACAGTTCGGACAATGTGCCGGGCGTGGAAGGCATTGGCATCAAGACCGCCGCCCAGCTCATCAACGAATATGGCGACCTGGACAGCCTGTTGGAGCGTGCCTCCGAGATCAAACAGCCCAAACGACGCGAGCGCCTGACCGAACAGGCGGACATGGCGCGCATTTCCCGGCAGTTGGTGACATTGAAGCCGGATGTGGACGTGGAAGTGCCGCTTGAGAAGCTGGAACGTGTCGAGATCGACAAGGACAAGCTTCTTACCTTCCTGAAAGACATGGGCTTCAAGCGTCTGCTGTCCCGTTTCGAGGCGGATTTCGGCGGGGCCGAAGAGACCAGCAAGGGCGCACCGGTACCGGAAAAGGCCGACTACAGCCTGGTGCAGGACGAGGCGACGCTGCAGAAATGGGTTGACCATGCAATGGAGGTCGGCACGGTCGCCGTCGATACCGAGACCACCGGCCTGAACCAGGCCTATGCGGATCTGGTCGGCGTGTCGCTTTGCGTGGAGGCGGGCAAGGCCTGCTATATCCCGCTGGCCCATAAGGTACAGGCGGCCCAGGGGGACCTTCTGGGCGGTGGTGCGGAGGAAACGCCGAAGCAGATCGACAAGGCGCGCGCCTTGGAAATCCTGAAGCCCATGCTGGAAAATCCGGGCGTGCTGAAGGTCGGTCAGAATATCAAATATGACATGACTATCTTTGCCCGCAACGGCGTGCAGGTTGCCCCCATCGATGACACGATGCTGCTCAGCTTCGTGCTGGAAGGCGGGATGCACGGCCATGGCATGGACGAATTGTCCGAGCTGCATCTCGGCATCTCCCCGATCAAGTTCAAGGAAGTGGCGGGCACCGGCAAGTCTCAGATCACCTTCGACTATGTGCCGCTGGAAAAGGCCTGTGACTATGCCGCGGAGGATGCGGATATCACGCTGCGCCTGCACCAGATATTGAAGCCGCAGTTGCTGGAGAAAAAACTGACTTCCGTCTATGAGACGCTGGAACGGCCGCTGGTGCCGGTTCTGGCTTCCATGGAACAGGCGGGCATTCTGGTCGATCCGGCCAAACTCAAGGAACTGAGCACAGACTTCGCCCAGCGTATCGAGACGCTTGCCGGTGAAATCCATGAACTGGCGGGTCAGGAATTCAACATCGGTTCGCCCAAACAGTTGGGCGAGGTGCTGTTCGGCAAACTGGAACTGCCGGGTGGCAAAAAGACCAAGAGCGGCGGTTTCTCCACCGATGCTTCCGTGCTGGAAGGCCTGGCGCATGAACATGAGATCGTCGCCAAGATTCTTGACTGGCGCATGCTGTCCAAACTGAAGTCCACCTATACGGACGCTCTGATTGCGGATATCAATCCCGAAACCAGACGCGTGCACACATCTTATATGATGACCGGCGCGCAGACGGGCCGCCTCAGCAGTACCGATCCGAACCTGCAGAATATCCCCGTGCGGACGGAAGAGGGCCGCAAGATCCGTGAGGCCTTCATCGCCAAGCCGGGTTACAAGCTGATCTCTGCCGACTATAGCCAGATCGAACTGCGCCTGATCTCCGAAATCGCAAACCTCAAGACCATGCAGGACGCTTTCCGTCAGGGTCTCGACATTCACGCGATGACAGCGTCAGAGGTCTTCGGCGTGCCGATTGAGGGCATGGACCCTGTGGTCCGCCGTAATGCCAAGGCGATCAACTTCGGCATTATCTATGGCATTTCCGCATTCGGTCTTGCCAACCAGCTTGGCGTGTCGCGCGGCGAGGCGAAGGAATTCATTGACCATTATTTCGAACGCTTCCCCGGCATCCGAAAATTCATGGATGATGTTATCGAGGAATGCCGGGCGGAAGGTTATGTGACGACGCTGTTTGGTCGCCGCATCCATATCGGGTCCATTAACGAGAAGAACCCGATGCGCCGCAATTATGCGGAACGTCAGGCGATCAATGCCCCGATCCAGGGCACGGCCGCCGATATCATCAAGCGCGCCATGACCCGCCTGCCCAAGGCCTTGGACGACGCCGGTTTCGGCGATGTCACCATGCTGCTGCAGGTGCATGACGAATTGATCTTCGAAGCCCCGGAAGACAAGGCGGAGGCCGTGGTGCCGCTGATCAAGGAAATCATGGAAAACGCCGCCGCCCCGGCCCATCACCTTTCGGTGCCGCTGGATGTCGACGCAGGTATCGCCGACAACTGGCGCGAGGCGCATTAA
- a CDS encoding (2Fe-2S)-binding protein yields MSNPVTFSVNGKMVTAPEDELDLPLVDFLQEDLGLTGTKFCCGIGVCRACTVAVRRHKDAPLETTLACSTTVGSLQGVDIITIESQATHGQLSPLQEAFLTEFAFQCGYCTSGFLMAAVTLAENLQMSPVREDQLDTEIEKALGEHICRCTGYVRYYEATRKVLLKTPGAVI; encoded by the coding sequence ATGAGTAATCCGGTCACTTTCTCCGTAAACGGCAAGATGGTCACAGCCCCAGAAGACGAGCTGGACCTGCCGCTGGTCGATTTCCTTCAGGAGGACCTGGGCCTCACCGGGACCAAATTCTGCTGCGGCATCGGCGTCTGCAGGGCCTGCACGGTGGCGGTTCGCCGTCACAAGGATGCCCCTTTGGAAACCACGCTCGCCTGTTCCACAACAGTCGGTAGCCTGCAGGGCGTGGATATCATCACCATCGAATCCCAGGCGACCCATGGTCAGCTAAGCCCCCTGCAGGAGGCCTTCCTGACCGAATTCGCCTTCCAATGCGGCTATTGCACCTCCGGCTTTCTGATGGCGGCGGTCACATTGGCCGAAAACCTGCAGATGAGCCCGGTCCGGGAAGACCAGCTGGACACGGAAATCGAAAAGGCGCTCGGTGAACATATCTGCCGCTGTACCGGCTATGTCCGCTATTACGAGGCCACCAGAAAGGTATTGCTGAAAACGCCGGGAGCCGTGATATGA